AGCCGACATTCATTATCGACTATCCGGTTGAAATGAGCCCATTGACTAAAATGCACCGCAGCAAACCGGGACTGACAGAACGTTTCGAATTGATGGTGAACGGTAAAGAGTTGGCAAACGCTTATAGCGAGCTGAACGATCCGATCGACCAGGAAGAACGTTTCAAAGATCAGTTGAAGTTGAGCGAAAAGGGGGACGACGAAGCGATGTTCATCGACCAGGACTTCCTGCGTGCACTGCAATTCGGTATGCCTCCGACATCCGGTATCGGTATCGGTATCGACCGTTTGGTGATGTTGATGACAGGCCAGACGACGATCCAGGAAGTTTTATTCTTCCCGCAGATGCGTCCTGAAAAAACAGTAAAGAAAGATACTGCTGATAAATATGTAGCATTAGGAATCGATGAAGCCTGGGTTCCGGCATTACAGAAAGCCGGATACATAACTGTTGACACGCTGAAAGAGTTAAATCCTAACAAGTTACGTCAGGAGCTTTGCGAAATGAACAAGAAGTATAAGCTGGAACTGCAAAATCCTGCGGCTGAAGAAGTTGAAGCCTGGATTGCTAATGCGGCCAAATAAAAGGGAATGCCATGAAATTACCCGGTAAAATAGCAATAATGGGAGGTGGTAGCTGGGCTACCGCCTTAGCCAAAATTGTTCTTTCTACACAGGATAGTATTAACTGGTACATGCGCCGTCAGGACCAGGTTGACGACTTTTTAAAAACCGGACATAACCCAAGTTATTTGTCGGCCGTAAAGTTCGATACAGACAAAATTAAATTCTACACAGATATAAACGAGGTTATCAAAGATTCAGATACGCTGATCTTTGCTACCCCTTCTCCTTTCCTGAAGCAGCATTTGATGAAAGTCACCACTCCGCTGAATGACAAATTCATCATTTCTGCCATCAAGGGAATCGTCCCGGACGAGAATATGCTGATTGCCGATTATTTCACGGAATACTACAATGTTCCGACGGATCATATCGCAGTCATCGGAGGCCCGTGCCATGCGGAAGAGATAGCACTCGAACGTCTCTCCTATATCACGCTGGCCTGTTCCAATATCGATAACGCACGGGCTGTCGCACATGTATTTCAGAATCCATATTTAAACAACTATTGCTGCAAAGATGTTAGAGGTATAGAATATGCTTCCGTACTGAAAAATGTATATGCCATCGTTGCAGGTATTTGTCACGGGATGAAGTATGGCGACAACTTCCTGGCTGTGTTTATCTGCAATGCGATTGAAGAAATGCGTAACTTCCTGAATTCCGTACATAGCCTGGAGCGGGATGTTACTGATTCCGTTTATTTGGGAGACCTGCTGGTAACTGCCTATTCCCGTTTCAGCCGTAACCGTACATTCGGGACGATGATCGGAAAAGGATATTCGGTGAAAATCGCCCAACTGGAAATGGAAATGATCGCCGAAGGGTATTACGGGACCAAGTGTATTCACGAAATAAACGAGAAATATAAGGTAAACATGCCGATCCTGGATGCCTTATACGACATTTTATATGAAAGAAAATCGCCGACTACCATCATACGGCAGTTGACAGAAACATTTAAGTAGATATGAAAAACATCAGTCTTAACATCGACAAAGCACTGGGCGCTGTTACGAAAGAACAAGTATACGCACAGGAAGCTAAGGCAAACGAATGTATTGCCACTTTACATAACGGAAACGGAGCTGGTAACGACTTCTTAGGTTGGTTACATCTCCCCTCTTCTATTACAGATGCTGAATTGACAGACATCGAGTACACCGCTAACGTGCTTCGTTCCAAATGTGACGTTGTCGTAGCTATCGGTATCGGCGGAAGTTACCTGGGAACAAAGGCCGTTGTTGAAGCATTGAACAATAGCTTCGACTGGTTACAGTCTGACCGCAAAAATCCGGTTGTCCTGTATGCCGGACAGAATATCGGTGAAGATTACCTGTATGAGCTGTGCGAAGTTCTGAAAGGGAAACAGTTCGGTCTGATCAACATCTCTAAATCAGGAACGACAACCGAGCCTGCCCTTGCATTCCGTATGTTGAAGAAACAACTGGAAGACGCTGTTGGTAAAGAAGAAGCAAAACATCGTATCGTTGCTATTACTGATGCTAAAAGAGGTGCCCTGCGTACATTAGCTGACCAGGAAGGTTATAAGACTTTCGTTATCCCTGATAATGTAGGCGGACGTTTCTCCGTACTGACTCCGGTTGGTTTGCTGCCTATCGCTGTAGCAGGTATCAGCATCCGCGAACTGGTTGCCGGTGCTGTTTCTATGGAAAAAGCAACGGGTACGGATGTTCCTTTTGCAGAAAACCTGTCGGCTATCTATGCTGCAACTCGCAACGAATTGTATAAGAGCGGTAAAAAGATCGAAATCCTAGCCAACTTCCATCCGAAATTGCATTACATCGGTGAATGGTGGAAACAGTTGTACGGTGAAAGTGAAGGTAAAGACGGTAAAGGTATTTTCCCGGCTTCTGTCGACTTGACAACCGACCTGCACTCTATGGGTCAATGGATACAGGAAGGTGAACGCATTATCTTCGAAACCGTCATTTCAATTGAAGAACCGGATCATAAAGTAATCGTTCCGACTGACGAAGCAAACCTGGACGGATTGAACTTCCTTGCAGGCAAACGCGTGGACGAAGTAAATAAGATGGCAGAACTGGGAACTCAGCTGGCACATGTTGACGGTGGCGTTCCTAACATCAAGATCACGATGCCGGCAGTAAATGCTTATTACATCGGTCAGCTGTTCTACTTCTTTGAAAAAGCTTGCGGTATCAGCGGTTATATGCTGGGCGTCAATCCGTTCGACCAGCCGGGGGTTGAAGCTTACAAGAAGAACATGTTCGCGCTGTTGAACAAGCCCGGATATGAAAAGGAAAGCGAAGCGATCCGCGCTAAACTTTAAAAAGATAGAATTTAGATATAGAAATGGGTTGTGCCAACATTTTGGCACAACCTTTTTTTATAGTTCTATCAATGCCTATTGTTAGGGTGTTACAATGCCTATTCTAAGGAGCTAACAATGCCTATTATTAAGGTCTTACGATAGGCATTGTTAGAATAAGAACAATCCCGGGCTTGAAAACGTATGAGCATTGTGTATAAAAAGAGTTTTGACAACCACTATTTTCGTAACTTTGCAGAGATTATTAAGAATATGAACAGAATGATACAAGAAGCTATCAAGTGTTATCTGCAAAAGCAGAAACAGGATTATCTTTCGCCCAAAGCCGTACTTTTCGATATGGATGGCGTGCTCTACGACTCAATGCGTTTTCATGCCCAAGCCTGGTATGAGACAGCCATAAATCATCAACTTCAAGCCGTAAAAGAAGATTTTTATATGTTTGAAGGTCGTACCGGAGAAAGTACAATCAATGAGTTATATCAGCGTACATTTCAACGTGACGCAACAGATCAAGAGAAGCAGGATATATATGACGAGAAAGCAATGCTTTTCAACAAATACAATGATGGTAAAGCGATGACTGGTGCTGCCGAGGTTTTAAAACAGGCTAAAAGCCATGGTTTACAGACACTAGTCGTTACCGGCTCGGGACAACATAGCCTCATCAATAAGCTGGAACATACGTATCCCGGTTATTTTACCCGCGAGAAGATGGTTACGGCCTTTGATGTGAAATATGGCAAACCTCATCCCGAACCTTATCTGATGGGACTGGAAAAAGCCGGAGTAAAGGCGAATGAAGCCTTTGTCGTGGAGAATGCACCGATGGGTGTGGAAGCGGGCGTTGCTGCCGGTATCTTTACAATTGCGGTCAATACGGGACCGCTGCCCGATAAAGTGCTGCTGGATGCAGGAGCCGACCTGTTATATCCGGATATGACGAGCCTGGCAAACGACTGGGATAATATAATGAAAACATATCTGTAGGGGCAGGATCTGCCTGCCCTTGATGCAATAAAATTCAAACATTATGGAAGGGTGGGCAAACCCCGCCCCTACGATGTTATTTCACATAATCTGCCGCATTCAGATAGTCAAAACTTTGCTGACAGCTTTCAACCGGATTATTATTTGTATATTCTTCTACTTCAACGTACCAGTCTTTTACATTATTGGCATACATCTGATCGAAGATAGGCTTGAAATCAATCTTACCGCTGGCACCGATTTCCATATCATCTTTAATATGAATGGTCTTGAACTGGCTCGGACGGGATTTCAGATAAGCAACAGGATCCGCACCACCTTCTTTCACCCAGTAAACGTCCATCTGGAAGAATACATGATTGGGACTTACGTTATCCAACAGGAAATCGTAAATCAACTTATCTTCTATCTTACGGAATTCAAATGCATGGTTGTGATAACCGAATGCAATACTGGCGGCAGCCGTCTTATAACCTACCGTATTGAAATAATCACAATACATCTTCAGGTCATCCAACGTAGTCTGGTCGTTCACCGGCATCCAGGGCTGAACCATATATTTAACGCCTAATTCATTATGAGCGTCGATCGCCTGATCCCACCAGCTCATTACTTCTGCTTCTTTTTCTTTTGTGAACTCCTGTCCCAGGTGAGCACTGGTACATTTCATACCGAGGTCATTACACATTTTCTTAAATTCGGCAGGAGCCATTCCATAGATCTTACCGTTATTGTAACCGGCTGTTTCCAGA
This is a stretch of genomic DNA from Parabacteroides chongii. It encodes these proteins:
- a CDS encoding NAD(P)H-dependent glycerol-3-phosphate dehydrogenase translates to MKLPGKIAIMGGGSWATALAKIVLSTQDSINWYMRRQDQVDDFLKTGHNPSYLSAVKFDTDKIKFYTDINEVIKDSDTLIFATPSPFLKQHLMKVTTPLNDKFIISAIKGIVPDENMLIADYFTEYYNVPTDHIAVIGGPCHAEEIALERLSYITLACSNIDNARAVAHVFQNPYLNNYCCKDVRGIEYASVLKNVYAIVAGICHGMKYGDNFLAVFICNAIEEMRNFLNSVHSLERDVTDSVYLGDLLVTAYSRFSRNRTFGTMIGKGYSVKIAQLEMEMIAEGYYGTKCIHEINEKYKVNMPILDALYDILYERKSPTTIIRQLTETFK
- a CDS encoding glucose-6-phosphate isomerase → MKNISLNIDKALGAVTKEQVYAQEAKANECIATLHNGNGAGNDFLGWLHLPSSITDAELTDIEYTANVLRSKCDVVVAIGIGGSYLGTKAVVEALNNSFDWLQSDRKNPVVLYAGQNIGEDYLYELCEVLKGKQFGLINISKSGTTTEPALAFRMLKKQLEDAVGKEEAKHRIVAITDAKRGALRTLADQEGYKTFVIPDNVGGRFSVLTPVGLLPIAVAGISIRELVAGAVSMEKATGTDVPFAENLSAIYAATRNELYKSGKKIEILANFHPKLHYIGEWWKQLYGESEGKDGKGIFPASVDLTTDLHSMGQWIQEGERIIFETVISIEEPDHKVIVPTDEANLDGLNFLAGKRVDEVNKMAELGTQLAHVDGGVPNIKITMPAVNAYYIGQLFYFFEKACGISGYMLGVNPFDQPGVEAYKKNMFALLNKPGYEKESEAIRAKL
- a CDS encoding HAD family hydrolase, translated to MIQEAIKCYLQKQKQDYLSPKAVLFDMDGVLYDSMRFHAQAWYETAINHQLQAVKEDFYMFEGRTGESTINELYQRTFQRDATDQEKQDIYDEKAMLFNKYNDGKAMTGAAEVLKQAKSHGLQTLVVTGSGQHSLINKLEHTYPGYFTREKMVTAFDVKYGKPHPEPYLMGLEKAGVKANEAFVVENAPMGVEAGVAAGIFTIAVNTGPLPDKVLLDAGADLLYPDMTSLANDWDNIMKTYL
- a CDS encoding sugar phosphate isomerase/epimerase family protein, with amino-acid sequence MQNRRNFLKQASMLLAGGLVAPQLLSSCAEKSKKHIGLQLYSLRDLVKDEGIQTVLETASKMGYTNLETAGYNNGKIYGMAPAEFKKMCNDLGMKCTSAHLGQEFTKEKEAEVMSWWDQAIDAHNELGVKYMVQPWMPVNDQTTLDDLKMYCDYFNTVGYKTAAASIAFGYHNHAFEFRKIEDKLIYDFLLDNVSPNHVFFQMDVYWVKEGGADPVAYLKSRPSQFKTIHIKDDMEIGASGKIDFKPIFDQMYANNVKDWYVEVEEYTNNNPVESCQQSFDYLNAADYVK